TTGTCCATGAAGAAAATTTGGCTAGTCAACGTGTTGCGCAAAAATCAGGTTTCAAATTGAAACAACGCTTCAAAGGAAGTGACCGTTATACACGCAAAATGCGAGATTACGTTGATCATCAAATCAGTAAAGGTGATTATCGTTATGAGTAAACATCAGAAAATTTTAGAGTATTTGGAGAATCTTCCAGTTGGAAAGCGCGTGAGTGTGCGAAGCATTTCAAATCACTTAAAAGTGAGTGATGGTACGGCTTATCGTGCGATTAAGGAAGCCGAAAACCGTGGCATTGTTGAAACAAGACCGCGTAGTGGTACGGTTCGTATCGAAAAAAAGCCAGCTGTTCGCATTGAGCGTTTTACCTATTCAGAAATTGCTCGCATTAGTGACTCTGAGGTTCTGGCAGGTAAGGCTGGGCTTAGTCGTGAATTTAGCAAGTTTTCAATTGGTGCGATGACTCAAGAAAATATTTTACGTTACCTTGTCAAAGGTGGACTTTTGATTGTCGGCGACCGTGAAAATATTCAACTGTTGGCGCTTGAAAAACACAATGCCATTCTAGTAACGGGGGGATTGTCTGTTTCTGATGAGGTGATTCGTATCGCTGACGAGCTCGGAATCCCTGTCATGGTCACGCACTATGACACTTTTACCGTGGCGACGATGATTAACCATGCCCTTTCAAATATTCGGATTAAAACGGACTTGACGACTGTTGAGCAAGTCTGTCAGACTAAGGAAGACTATGGCTTTTTGAAGGAAGGCGATACGATTCGTGAATTTAATGCGATGATTAAACAAACGGCAAATGTGCGTTTTCCTGTTGTAAATAGTAAAAATATGGTTATCGGCGTTGTTAGTATGTTAGACATTGTTGGCAAGGAAAATCACATTGATATCAAGAGTATCATGTCGCGTAATCTGATTGTAGCAAAACCGCAAGCCAGTCTTGCTAACATCAGCCAGAAAATGATTTTTGAAGATTTGGATATGCTTCCTGTTGTAGCAGAGGATTTGACCTTGCTAGGGGTTATTACACGCCGTCAGGCGGTTAAAAATCTGCCAAATCTACAACATTCTAACCTTTATACATACAGTGATCAGATTTTATCAAATTTGCAATACGAAGATGGTGTTTACAAATTTGTGGTTGAACCTGTGATGATTGACAATACTGGAAATTTTGCCCAAGGTGTCTTAACAGAATTTATCAAAGATATCAGTGTTCGTGTTTTGACCAAAAAACATCAAAAAAATATCATCATTGAACAACTGATGCTTTATTTTGTACAAGCAGTTCAGATTGATGATTGTTTGCTGATTTGCCCACGTGTCATTACTGAAAAACGTCGTAGTTCGGTGATTGACTTTGAAATTCTTTTAGAAGATCAAATTGTTGCTAAAGCCTTGGTAACAACGAAAATTAATTAAAGAATGGTTAATTTAAATGACAAAATCATTCCATTTTTGACAGTTTGGTGACTATAAGTGTATAATTAGTGTTATTGATGCATTTTTAGAGATTACTAATAGGAGTATATTATTGATATGATTACATTAAAATCAGCTCGTGAAATTGAAGCAATGGACCGCGCTGGAGATTTTCTAGCTTCAGTTCACATTGGTTTACGTGAATTGATTAAACCAGGTCTTGATATGTGGGAAGTCGAAGAATACGTTCGTCGTCGCTGTAAAGAAGCAAACGTTCTTCCGCTCCAAATCGGGGTTGATGGTTCTATCATGGACTATCCTTATGCCACATGTTGCGGACTTAATGACGAAGTGGCACACGCTTTTCCTCGCCATTACATTTTAAAAGAAGGGGATTTGCTTAAAGTTGATATGGTTTTGAGCGAACCACTTGATAAATCAGTTGTTGACGTTTCAAAATTAAACTTTGACAATGTCGCACAAGTTAAAAAATACACTGAATCATACTCTGGTGGATTGGCAGACTCATGTTGGGCATATGCTGTTGGTGAGGTGTCTGACGAAGTCAAAAATCTGATGGATGTTACCAAAGAATGCCTTTATATCGGAATTGAAAAAGCTGTTGTTGGTAACCGTATCGGTGATATCGGCGCAGCTATTCAAGAATACGCTGAAAGCCGTGGATATAGTGTTGTTCGTGATTTAGTAGGACACGGTGTTGGTCCAACAATGCACGAAGAACCAATGGTACCACACTATGGTAAAGCAGGTCGTGGTCTCCGTTTGCGTGAAGGTATGGTGTTGACTATCGAGCCGATGATTAATACAGGAACTTGGGAAATCGATACAGACATGAAAACTGGGTGGGCTCATAAGACACTTGACGGCAGTTTGTCATGCCAATACGAGCATCAATTTGTTATCACCAAAGACGGACCTGTTATTTTAACAAGTCAAGGAGAAGAAAGAACTTACTAGGATGAATCGTAAGCAGCTTATAGACAAATTAGTGTCTAGATTAGAGTGGCAACCGCTACAGGTTTATTTAAAACATTACCGAAGTGCAGAGATTGATCTATCAGCGATTGCTGTCGCTTATTATTTATTGCTGACAGCATTCCCATTGATTGTGATTGCGGCAAATATCTTTCCTTATCTTAACATTGATATTTCAGTGTTATTGTCTTTCATGGAAAAAAATTTACCAACCAATCTTTACCCGTCTGTTTCGGCAATTACGACAGATATTTTTTTAAAACCTTCTGGTAGTATTTTGGGAGTTGCGACTTTAACGGCTTTCTGGACAATGTCTAAATCGCTGACCTCTCTACAAAAAGCCATTGATAAAGCTTACGGTGTTTCACAACACAGAGATTTTGTGATTGGACGTTTGATTGGAGTTTTGGCAAGCTTACTCATTCTTTTCTTATTGACGTTCGTGTTAATCCTCTCTACTTTTTCAAAGGTTGTTTTGCAAATTATTAGTGCTCACTATGATTTGAGTGATACGGTTGCAACGGTTGTCTTGAATTTGTCTCAACCGGTGACTGTTTTGACGATTGTATTTGGGTTGATGTTATTGTATTTTATTCTACCAAATGTCAAAATCAGACGTTTTCGTTATATTTTACCAGGAACAATTTTCACCTCTTTCGTCATTGTGTTCTTGAATAATTTGTTTAGCAATTATATTTTGAGAACCTTTGAACGCATGGTTGACATTAAAACATTTGGTTCGGTTGTGATTTTTGTTTTAATGTTATGGTTTATTTTCCTAGCACACATTTTGATTTTAGGGGCTATCTTTAATGCAACTTATCAAGAATTACGTCAAGGAAAAATGGAAAGCAGACGTGGTGACATTCTTTCCATTCTAACACACCGCAAACAAGATAAAGATAAAAAATAACACCTGTGGGGTGTTATTTTTTATCTTTAAAAATTAATAATTTACTAAGCACATAGTTTAAAACAATGATAAGGACTTGTGAGAAAACAGTCTCAATCATGTTGACTAATGAAATATTATCATTGACAAATTGTCCGATAATGTGAGGGAATTTTGTGACTAAAAGATAAGCTAAAATCAAGTCTAGGGCAAGTGTTGATAGACGCGCGACAAAAAATTTAACAAAACGGTTAAACCAGTCTGTTCGAACTTGATTAAAGACGAAGTAGTCGTTTGTAAAGAAGGCAAACACGATAGCAATGACGTTAGCGATAACTGCGGAAGTCGTTGCCGATTGCGTTAGGGGAAAGATGACTAAGCGTGTTCCCGTGTAAACGAGTGTGGCAAGGACACCGAAAAATAAGTATTTAAAAACTTCACTAGATAATAACTTTTTCATAGAACTACTATACCAAATTTTAACAATTTGTGCTATACTTTTAAGCGTTGTGCAAACAACCCTTGACGCTTAGTTCCCTTTCGTCAAGCATATTAGAGACGTGAAGAGTTGTCGCTCTTTAACGTTAAAGGAGAAAAATTTTTTATGAAACATTTTACTATTCGTGATTTTGCGCAAGTAGCGCTTGTTGCTGCACTTTATATTGTGTTGACAGTCACACCGCCTTTAAACGCCATTTCGTATGGTGCTTATCAGTTCCGTATTTCGGAAATGTTAGTATTTATGGCATTTTACAATCGTAAGTATATTGTTGGGCTGACGCTTGGTTGTATGATTGCCAATTTGTACAGCTTTGGTTTGATTGATGTCTTTGTTGGTGGTAGCCAAACGTTTGTTTTTCTAACATTAGGTGTTATTTTATTTGACCGTTATAAGGAGCAATATTTATTTAACGGCTTATTTAACAAAGCATTCTTTTACTTTTCATTATTGTTTTCCGCTTCAATGTTTACTATTGCGCTAGAATTATATTATGTTGGTGGCTCACCATTTTTGATGACTTGGTTTACATCAGCAGTAGGCGAACTTGCTTCGCTATTGATTGGTGCTATTATCATGGACAAACTTGGAAAACGTATTGATTTAACTGTATGATAGATTAAAAACTTCCTTTTTAGGGAGTTTTTTATTTAGTGAAATTCTTAAAAAATAGTTAGCTTTTTTAGAGAGCATTTTTTACCAGATATGTTAAAATAGTAATATGAAAAAACGTATTCAAGAATTGGTTGATGAGCTCAACCAGTACCGAAAAGAGTATTACACAGAGGACCAACCAACGGTCTCAGATAGCGAATATGACAAGCTTTATCGCGAGTTAGTCGAGCTTGAAAAAGCTCATCCAGAGTTGATTTTGCCAAATAGTCCAACGCAAGAAGTGGGTGGACTTGTTTTAGATGGTTTTGAAAAATATCAGCATGAAACACCGCTTTATAGCCTGCAAGATGCTTTTTCACGTGAGGAATTAGAGGATTTTGACCGTCGTGTGAAAGCTGAATTTCCCAATGCCTCTTATATAGCAGAGCTGAAAATTGATGGTTTGTCAATTTCACTAGTTTATGTTGATGGTGTGTTGCAAGTCGGTGCCACTCGTGGTGACGGCTTAGTTGGTGAAAATATCACTGAAAATGTCAAACGTATCAAGGACATTCCTCATAAATTGGCACAGCCACTTAACATTACAGTTCGTGGTGAAGCTTATTTGCCAAAGGCGTCATTTGATAAAATCAATGAGGAACGTCGTGATAGTGGTCAGACAGAATTTGCGAATCCGAGAAATGCGGCTGCAGGGACATTACGTCAGTTAAATACAGTAGTTGTTGCTAAGCGAAATTTGGCAACATTTCTTTATCAAGAAGTGGCATCAACTAGCATGACAACGCAAAATGATGTTTTGGAGGAATTGTCTCGCTACGGTTTTTCGGTTAATCCGCGACGTATCACGACATCTTCGATGGCAGACATCTGGAAATTTATTCAAGAAGTAGCCGCTGAGCGTGATAGTTTACCATACGATATTGACGGTATTGTTATTAAGGTCAATAGTCTTGCTATGCAAGAAGAACTTGGCTTTACGGTCAAGGCGCCTCGTTGGGCAATTGCTTATAAATTCCCGGCTGAGGAAAAAGAAGCAGAAATTCTTTCGGTTGATTGGACTGTTGGACGTACTGGGGTGGTGACACCAACCGCTAATCTTAGCCCTGTTCAGTTAGCAGGAACAACGGTTAGCCGTGCGACTTTGCATAATGTGGATTACATTGCTGAAAAAGATATTCGCATTGGCGATACGGTTATCGTCTATAAGGCGGGAGATATTATTCCAGCGGTGCTGAATGTTGTTGATAGCAAACGTGATAAGCAAGTACCAATGCCGATTCCTGAAAGCTGTCCGTCTTGTGGCAGTGAACTGATTCATTATGAAGATGAGGTGGCTTTACGTTGTATTAATCCGCTTTGTCCAAGTCAAATTCAAGAGCGTTTAACGCATTTTGCTAGCCGCGATGCCATGAATATCACAGGTTTAGGACCTTCTATTGTTAAGAAACTTTTCAAAGCAGAATTGGTTCATGATGTCGCAGACATTTACCAATTAACGGTGGAAGATTTGCTAAGCTTGGATGGCTTTAAGGAAAAATCTGCTGAAAAACTTTACAATGCCATTCAGCTTTCTAAGGAAAATTCAGCTGATAAATTGCTTTTTGGACTGGGAATTCGTCATGTCGGTGCCAAGGCTAGTCGTCAATTGTTGGAAGTCTTTGAAACAATTGATCAGTTGGTTGCTGCGGATGCTGACAGCATTGCTAGCATTGACGGTTTGGGAACAGTTATTGCTAACTCATTGCGCAGCTATTTTGCCAAAAAAGAAGCGACAGAGCTCTTGCATGAATTGAAAAATGCAGGTGTCAACTTTACTTACCTAGGTAAAAAAGTTTCAAAAGATGCTCAATTAGCAGGTTTAACAGTTGTTTTGACTGGAAAATTGGAACGTTTAACGCGAAACGAAGCAAAAGAAAAATTGCAAAATTTAGGAGCAAAGGTGACCAACAGCGTGTCCAAAAAGACGGACATTGTTGTCGCAGGTACAGATGCAGGTTCAAAATTGACCAAGGCCCAAGCTTTAGGAATTGATGTTCGCGATGAAGCTTGGCTAGAAAGTTTATAAACAAGTTGAGGTATTTTTATGACTAAGAAACAAAAACGTGCACGTTTAATCTACAATCCGACTTCAGGTCAGGAAATCATGAAGAAAAACGTGGCAGATGTGCTAGATGTTTTAGAAGGTTTTGGTTATGAAACATCAGCTTTTCAGACAAAACCAGAGCCAAATTCTGCTCGTGATGAGGCTAAACGTGCCGCAGAAGCTGGATTTGATTTGGTGATTGCTGCTGGCGGTGACGGTACAATCCACGAAGTCGTCAACGGGATTGCTCCGCTTTCTAATCGACCTCAAATGGCTATTATTCCGACAGGAACGACCAATGATTTCGCGCGCGCTCTGAAGATTCCACGTGGTAATCCAGTTGAAGCTGCTAAGATTATTGGTAAAAATCAAACCATTCAAATGGATATTGGACAAGCGCGTGAAGATACGTATTTCATCAATATTGCTGCCGCAGGCTCATTCACAGAATTAACATATAGTGTGCCAAGCCAATTAAAGACAATGTTTGGGTATTTGGCTTATTTGGCAAAAGGTGTTGAATTGCTACCAGGAATTCGTACGGTTCCTGTTCGTATTAAACACGAAAAAGGCTCTTTTGAAGGCGACGTTTCAATGATTTTCGCTGCCATTACCAATTCAGTCGGTGGTTTTGAACAAATTGCGCCAGATGCTAAGCTAGACGACGGAAAATTCACCTTGATTTTGGTTAAGACAGCTAACTTGATTGAAATTTTACGTTTGATTCGTTTGGTATTAGACGGTGGAAAACATATTGGTGATAAACGTATCGAGTATATCAAGACTGATTTCTTAGAAATCGAACCGTTATCTGATAAGAAGATGATGATTAATTTGGACGGTGAGTACGGTGGTGACGCACCAATTAAGCTCCGTAATCTCAAAAATCACATCACATTTTTTGCTAATACAGATGAAATTTCAGATGATGCGCTCGTTTGGAATCAAGAAGATTTAGATTTGGAAGCTATTGCCCAAAAATTCACACAGGAAGTTGATGAGCTCAATTCAGAAGAATAGAAATTGAGGGCGACCCTATGAAAAATACAGTTATCGTTCATTATCATAGCCAGCATGGCAATTATTTTGACTATAGTTTGTGGAAATGGATTGACTTTCATGAAGGAACAGACAGTCAATTCTCAGGATTTGATAGTTTTGGCTTAGTAGGAAATCTAACGATAGATAGTCCATTCTTTTTGGAGCACATTTATGTGATTGTCAAAAAATCATAATTGGTCTATCAAGACAAGAGATTTTAGAATTCAGCGCAATAGTGGCATTCCTAAGACAGAAGCATGGATTGTAGAGGGGGATGATACGCTTTATTATTCACATCAAGCAGCAATCACTAGCCATTATTACAGTCATCGTGATAGCCATGCCTTTGATATGGCAATGAACTATCAGTATTTTGATTATCAATGGGGATTTCAAGGGTGGCTTGGTTATCAGTACCAAAAAGAAAAAACTGAGTTTCATCTCTGGGGACCAACGGCAGCGAAGGTTGATTTGATTTTCTATCAAACAACTGACGATAAATCAAGCATTGATTATATCGTCCCAATGGAACGTGGTGACATTATCAATCTGGATAATCACCTTTATAATACACACGGTGTTTGGTTTGCGACCATTGAGCATGATTTGGATTATCAGGCATATGCTTACCGTGTTTATTATCGTGATAAGATATTTCAGGATACACGTGACCCGTATTCTATTGCCACTATGACAAACGGTAGACGTTCTGTTATTTTAGCTCAAGAACACCGAAATCCAAAAGGATTTTCTGTCAAACAGGGTAAGGAAGCTTACTGGCGACTAGATAATCCTAACCAAGCAGTGATTACTGAATTACATATTCGTGATTTTTCAAAATCATTAACTTCAGGAGTTGCTGAATTATATCGTGGTAAATTTTTAGGTGCGTGTCAATCTGGCACGCATAATTGGCTCTTTGTCAACTGTAGTGGGTAGATGAAAAGCTAACACCTAGAGAGGACGAACTTCGCTCTCTCTTTCTTTATGTTCAAAGCAATCAAAATCCGTTTTTTAAAGTTTTCAAAGTTCCTGAAACCAAAGGCATTTCTCTTAATGACTTTGATGAGATTATTGGTAGCTTCCAGTTTGGCGTTGGAATAAGGCAATTCCATGGCGTTTAAAACCTTGTCCTTATCCTTTAAAAATGTCTTAAATACCGTCTGGAAAATAGGATTAACAGTGGCTATTTCCTGTTCGATGAGGTCAAAGAAATGATCTGAGTTTTTCTCTTGGAAATGATATAAGAGAAGCTGATAGAGTTCATAGTGCTGTCGTAGTTCATCTGAGTAGGATAGGAGTTTTTCTAGGATTTCCTTGTTAGTCAAATGCATTCGAAACATAGGACGATAAAATCGTTTATCGCTGAGTTTACGGCTATCTTGTTGTATCAATTTCCAGTAACGTTTCAAGGCTCGGTATTCCTGGGATTTTCTGTCGAATTGATTCATAATTTGAATACGGACACGGTTCATAGCACGACTAAGGTGTTGCACGATATGAAAGCGATCGAGTACAATTTTTGCATTCGGAAAAAGCTGTTTAGCAAGTTGATAATAGGGACTAAACATATCCATGGTAATCACTTTGACCCGATTTCTAACCTTTCTAGGATAGCGTAGAAAGTGGTTTCGGATGGTTGCTTGGGTTCTTCCGTCGAGAATGG
This sequence is a window from Streptococcus macedonicus ACA-DC 198. Protein-coding genes within it:
- the tnpA gene encoding Transposase, IS204/IS1001/IS1096/IS1165, producing MEQLNLITNFLRIKDKNITITDEYNMGTHLELHGHLDYTAPKCPKCKGQMAKYDYQKTSKIPYLETAGYPLLIRLRKRRFKCKDCGKMAVAETPLVKKNHQISVAVNQKIAQLLIENQAMQQIAHRLSISTSSVMRKLNEFKFETDWNTLPEVMSWDEYAFKKGKMSFIAQDFDSLNVIAILDGRTQATIRNHFLRYPRKVRNRVKVITMDMFSPYYQLAKQLFPNAKIVLDRFHIVQHLSRAMNRVRIQIMNQFDRKSQEYRALKRYWKLIQQDSRKLSDKRFYRPMFRMHLTNKEILEKLLSYSDELRQHYELYQLLLYHFQEKNSDHFFDLIEQEIATVNPIFQTVFKTFLKDKDKVLNAMELPYSNAKLEATNNLIKVIKRNAFGFRNFENFKKRILIALNIKKERAKFVLSRC
- the dagK gene encoding Transcription regulator [contains diacylglycerol kinase catalytic domain], whose protein sequence is MTKKQKRARLIYNPTSGQEIMKKNVADVLDVLEGFGYETSAFQTKPEPNSARDEAKRAAEAGFDLVIAAGGDGTIHEVVNGIAPLSNRPQMAIIPTGTTNDFARALKIPRGNPVEAAKIIGKNQTIQMDIGQAREDTYFINIAAAGSFTELTYSVPSQLKTMFGYLAYLAKGVELLPGIRTVPVRIKHEKGSFEGDVSMIFAAITNSVGGFEQIAPDAKLDDGKFTLILVKTANLIEILRLIRLVLDGGKHIGDKRIEYIKTDFLEIEPLSDKKMMINLDGEYGGDAPIKLRNLKNHITFFANTDEISDDALVWNQEDLDLEAIAQKFTQEVDELNSEE
- a CDS encoding Substrate-specific component QueT (COG4708) of predicted queuosine-regulated ECF transporter, whose amino-acid sequence is MKHFTIRDFAQVALVAALYIVLTVTPPLNAISYGAYQFRISEMLVFMAFYNRKYIVGLTLGCMIANLYSFGLIDVFVGGSQTFVFLTLGVILFDRYKEQYLFNGLFNKAFFYFSLLFSASMFTIALELYYVGGSPFLMTWFTSAVGELASLLIGAIIMDKLGKRIDLTV
- the map gene encoding Methionine aminopeptidase encodes the protein MITLKSAREIEAMDRAGDFLASVHIGLRELIKPGLDMWEVEEYVRRRCKEANVLPLQIGVDGSIMDYPYATCCGLNDEVAHAFPRHYILKEGDLLKVDMVLSEPLDKSVVDVSKLNFDNVAQVKKYTESYSGGLADSCWAYAVGEVSDEVKNLMDVTKECLYIGIEKAVVGNRIGDIGAAIQEYAESRGYSVVRDLVGHGVGPTMHEEPMVPHYGKAGRGLRLREGMVLTIEPMINTGTWEIDTDMKTGWAHKTLDGSLSCQYEHQFVITKDGPVILTSQGEERTY
- a CDS encoding Cytosolic protein containing multiple CBS domains — its product is MSKHQKILEYLENLPVGKRVSVRSISNHLKVSDGTAYRAIKEAENRGIVETRPRSGTVRIEKKPAVRIERFTYSEIARISDSEVLAGKAGLSREFSKFSIGAMTQENILRYLVKGGLLIVGDRENIQLLALEKHNAILVTGGLSVSDEVIRIADELGIPVMVTHYDTFTVATMINHALSNIRIKTDLTTVEQVCQTKEDYGFLKEGDTIREFNAMIKQTANVRFPVVNSKNMVIGVVSMLDIVGKENHIDIKSIMSRNLIVAKPQASLANISQKMIFEDLDMLPVVAEDLTLLGVITRRQAVKNLPNLQHSNLYTYSDQILSNLQYEDGVYKFVVEPVMIDNTGNFAQGVLTEFIKDISVRVLTKKHQKNIIIEQLMLYFVQAVQIDDCLLICPRVITEKRRSSVIDFEILLEDQIVAKALVTTKIN
- the ligA gene encoding DNA ligase; protein product: MKKRIQELVDELNQYRKEYYTEDQPTVSDSEYDKLYRELVELEKAHPELILPNSPTQEVGGLVLDGFEKYQHETPLYSLQDAFSREELEDFDRRVKAEFPNASYIAELKIDGLSISLVYVDGVLQVGATRGDGLVGENITENVKRIKDIPHKLAQPLNITVRGEAYLPKASFDKINEERRDSGQTEFANPRNAAAGTLRQLNTVVVAKRNLATFLYQEVASTSMTTQNDVLEELSRYGFSVNPRRITTSSMADIWKFIQEVAAERDSLPYDIDGIVIKVNSLAMQEELGFTVKAPRWAIAYKFPAEEKEAEILSVDWTVGRTGVVTPTANLSPVQLAGTTVSRATLHNVDYIAEKDIRIGDTVIVYKAGDIIPAVLNVVDSKRDKQVPMPIPESCPSCGSELIHYEDEVALRCINPLCPSQIQERLTHFASRDAMNITGLGPSIVKKLFKAELVHDVADIYQLTVEDLLSLDGFKEKSAEKLYNAIQLSKENSADKLLFGLGIRHVGAKASRQLLEVFETIDQLVAADADSIASIDGLGTVIANSLRSYFAKKEATELLHELKNAGVNFTYLGKKVSKDAQLAGLTVVLTGKLERLTRNEAKEKLQNLGAKVTNSVSKKTDIVVAGTDAGSKLTKAQALGIDVRDEAWLESL
- a CDS encoding GtrA family protein, with translation MKKLLSSEVFKYLFFGVLATLVYTGTRLVIFPLTQSATTSAVIANVIAIVFAFFTNDYFVFNQVRTDWFNRFVKFFVARLSTLALDLILAYLLVTKFPHIIGQFVNDNISLVNMIETVFSQVLIIVLNYVLSKLLIFKDKK
- the yfkH gene encoding Ribonuclease; this encodes MNRKQLIDKLVSRLEWQPLQVYLKHYRSAEIDLSAIAVAYYLLLTAFPLIVIAANIFPYLNIDISVLLSFMEKNLPTNLYPSVSAITTDIFLKPSGSILGVATLTAFWTMSKSLTSLQKAIDKAYGVSQHRDFVIGRLIGVLASLLILFLLTFVLILSTFSKVVLQIISAHYDLSDTVATVVLNLSQPVTVLTIVFGLMLLYFILPNVKIRRFRYILPGTIFTSFVIVFLNNLFSNYILRTFERMVDIKTFGSVVIFVLMLWFIFLAHILILGAIFNATYQELRQGKMESRRGDILSILTHRKQDKDKK